CCGAAGGTACGGGCAAACTCGGGCATGTGCTTCAGGGGCAGGTTGCACGCCCAGGGCGGAGTCTTTCCCGTGCCTCTGCCTCTGCACTTCATGAAACACAGCGCCATGAACAAGAGCTGCCGGCCGGTGAACTCCTGAAGCCCCGGAAGCCGCTTGCTATCATCGCCTTCATCAGAGACATGAACGTCGTACGCGTCCACTAGGGCGCCAAAGGAGACTGCTTCGGCCATGGTCATGAAGACGTTCTGCTCCTCGATTAACGCATTCGCCAGAAGACAGTCTTCAAGCCTGGTGAGCCAGGACCGCGACGCCTCAGGAACCCGGTACGCTTCAATGAATAGTTGTCCCAGCACCCTGGCGACTTCAGCTCCCAGTCCTCCGTAGTTGGCGGCGGGTATAAGTTGATAGTCGTAGAGCGGGAACGAAAGGGAGTATGGCATCAAAATGAAGTCGCCTTTCGAGTACAATGCGGCAGACATGTGAAGCGTGGAGATGCCGACCGACATTGCAGTCGCTGCGACGTCGCTGGTGTAATCGCCGTGGCTACTTGTCCTTGCGAAATATCTCGTCGCCTTGCGCAAGTTGGTGACCAGAGACTCTTCTGTCATGTCCGGTGACACATCAGGGACGCTGTCCGTTACGTTACTAGTCCCGCCGTTACCGGAAGCACTCGGCGTTGTTTTCGAGGGTGGTACGCGGTCTTCGCTGCCGCCGAATGCTTCGAAGGCAGTCTCCAGGGACGCCCAGTTGGAGACGACCGTGACGTCTTCGTCGAGGGTTTTCCATTGGGCCACTCGCTTCCTGAAGGACTCCCGCACGGCAAGTGTGAGGCGACCTGCGTCGTGCCTCGTGGTGGACCTTAGCGAGTGGCGGCTGTAGCTCGAGAACACGACGGTGCCCGAGACGGCGTACGCCTGCCCCAAGCAGAAGGCAGTGTGCAAGGCAAGAGCGCGCCGGGAGTCGCCGTCATAGAAGTTGGAGATGAGTGCTTGGTTGGCGAAGAGagcggcaacctgcagtggtTTCGAGAGCGACCGGAGGTAGATAAGTttcataatgtttttttttatttcagactaATACGAAATCAGGTTTCTAATTAAGGGAGCGTTTATAGTGTTTGTAGTTTTTTTCCTCGCGTCTGATGGAACGTAAGTTTGgtaagagaacaaacgcgggttaattacatcctagtcgaaatcaagaacaagaaatgggcatgggaagagcatgtaatgcgaaggcaataataccgctggtctttaagggtaacggactggataccaagatGAGGCAAGAgcagcaggggacggcagaaagttaggtgggcggatgaaataaAGAAGTTTGgggaataaggtggccgcagctgtcacaGGAATGGGATATATTAGAGATGTACGGGAGAGGCCTTTATTAAGTTTGTATGCTTCGGATGCAATGTAGTTCAGAGCAAGAGCCTGCATTCCATACCTCTGTCTTGTCATCTGCGTTGCCCTGTATTAAGGCGGTAACATTTAATGggtcatactcgcggtgaccgtccgttctttacatcgccacctaggtcaagtgacctagTCACGTGGCGCCACAATCGCGCTAGCTGCTCTTcccctctgtcgtgaaatgaattcaagcgcgacAAATTCCCATCAGTGCATTGAGTCGAAAACGGTTGTCGCCTTACcacagttaagagatatctaagtgcctccaacgaatttcgCAACCGTTAGACGAATCGGATAGGGCGGAAAATCTCGCCCGAAAATTTTTCGACCAGGGACAAATCTGCACCGCTTCCTGACTTTCCAAACTGGCATTAACTTTTTGGAGAGTTGCCGAAACTTGCAACATAATCAGCACAGGAAAAAGGAAACAATCAACCCAACAGACATGCAACTTAGTTGAAATGTCAACTATATTGACAGGATCGCACCATCACCAGCAATGTTTATCGTAGCATTGTAATTAAGAAATTAGTTATCagctctctcacctggacggtgTACCAGGAGACGAAAAGATGTGTTCTTGAGTCCCCCAGGCGCTTCCACAGATGCAGGAATGACTCCACGTACTGGGGGTTCGCAGTGAAGACCTCGAAATGCGTAATTCGTCCACTGTTGTTAAAGCCCAGCATTGTCAGAGTCCTCTCCCAAACGCCGCGAGACAGCCCAAGTTCCGGCACGTCCACAATGTTTGGCACAGCTACAGGCGGCACGTCCGGTTTGTAGTAGGAACGCCTAAGCGTCGTCGCTGTCTCTTCTTCAACAGCACCGACTTCTTGAAAAGTCACTTCGTCGGCGCCGCCTCTAACGCTGCGAATTCCCGGCTCCAGCATATTCTCACGGAGGACAGCGAAATAGGTCTGCTTCTTGGACAAAGACCTGGGCTCGGTCGTCTTGTTCAGGACCTCCATGATGGTCCTTCCGGAATTGACGAGCAGGCGAAGGTGCGGCGACCATTGTGGAACGAGGCGGAACAACACGTCCCAGCCCAGGCGTAAAGATGTGGTCAGGATGGTGTGGAGCACGCTGACCTTGGCTGGACGTCTGGGCCATATGATGCCGGCTTCCTTCAGGGCATCTCTAACGGCTGGGAGGTCGTCGCGTCTCCCTATGAGTAGGCTGTTGCAACTGCGGTAAACAGCTGCGCCTCGTTCTTCGTTGCTCTGACCAGTCTGCGACAGAGGAAAGTCGTATGAGAGAATAAGAGCTCGAATACTTTCGGTGTACAGCAATTAGCGGTTGCTTAGGCTAATAGAATAGCTGAACCACGTCTTTTGTCTGGGCTAATTGGCCCTTTGCTAATTGACGAAATTAACCCTGGTTAACCTCGTTGCCGTAACCACCTTCCTGTTGAGAGACGGCGACAGTACAGAGAAAGGAGACTGGTATAAGATGGCCATGCTTGACACCGCAAAAAATTGATCGGACGTCAAGGCAACAGACATTTATACTGGAGGAGATCCGTAATATATTTCAACTAGCTGGTGATGAGAGCGATAAGCAAATCTGGTGCTCgcataaccgaaaaaaaaaacaatttttttttctgtacgggCGACGAAATGGCAGTTGGACAAAGCCCTccatgtgtttgtttttttctttacttaCTTTAACACACCATTTTCTCATTACAATTTTGAGGCGCGCTTCTTTCAATCTGCGAGAATGATCCGTTTTCCAAATAAGAAATGACATCAGTAAGGCAATGTAGGCCGGAATTTTTCGGCGCCGTCACAGAGAAGGAAGCCTGGAAGAAAGGAATCAAATGCGAACGAACGTGCTGGGCCGAGAATGATCTTTTTGTAGCGCTTTCTCAGTGCTCTGACCGAGACTAAGTTGCTTGAAGCTGATTCCTTAATTAGGTTGCTTCAGGTAATAACAGGGTATTTCAGAAGAGACGACGTCACGGTGCGAGCTGTGACGTCATTTCAATGCTCGCCAGGCGAAGCTTGGAGCAGCTATCGTCTGCTAAACAGACGATGAACGAGAGCTGCACGTACTGCACTCCGAAATATTTCGTTCCCGAGAGCGCTGATCCGCCGCATCACATCTACAATGGATCGAGCGCGTAGGTTGAGCGGCAACGCACCTTGGGCACGTAGACCATCGTCTGCAGGCGCCCCATAGTCTGCATCGCCTGTGCCACCAGGAGCTCTCGGACGCTGAATGTGTGTCCAGAGGACCAGCCGTCACACACGAAGCGCGTAAAGCTGTCACACGGCGGCACGGACCGGTTGACCGAGCCGCTCAGACGCAAGGCGTACTCTCGACACTCCAGCGACAGGCACAGGCTGACGGCGGGATGGTTACGGCGTCGCAGAAGGCCCGCCATTAAGGCCACGCCTACCAGCGTAGCCACGAGCAAGGCCACGGCGATCAGCAGCACGAACATCCTCGGGCACCGCACGAATTCGTTCGCGTGGTCGGTCTGCAGCCCGAACATCAGCGGATTGAATGTGTGTTTTTGTCCGCTGAGAACTTTCATTAATTAATTGTTTAATTCCTTCATTCATTACTTTTTCTTCCCTCAATGGAGAGTGAAAAGCAGCCAAGGGAAAAGCCGTTCATACACGGCTTCAGATGTCGTTGGCCTCCGTAGCCGGCACTGGCAGCAGTGAAAAACAGCACAAGACAACGTACTAAGACGCAACTAGCTCTGTCACGTATGAAACAAAATACACAACAAAAATGATCACGTGTTAGAAGATACAACAGACTTAATTACAGCACACTGCATACACCGAGCGCATAATACACAGTACACGAAATTAGTGGTGTCGGCCGATAAATACCGCTGATATCTTTAGTTTAGCAATGTCAGAAATCAAGCAAAATTTAGAAATCTTTAGTTTAGGCATCTCGATATCCCGACTTAAATAGTAATTAAGCTCTGGCTTAAGTGTCTTACCTTCACATCTATGTTGGGCCAACTGAAGTCCAGAGGGCACATATCTTCTTCCTGTTGTGAGTGTATGAATCAGTTCAAACAGCAGTAAATCAATAGCAAATACATTAGGGACACGTTTTTTGATAAGGTACATTTTATTACTCGTGTCTTACACATCCGTAGAAACATATAACGGCCGTTGTGTATACTCAACGCAAGAGCAAATACTGCATGCAAATTTTTCAACAAAAGCCAGACTGACAAAAGAAATAAAAGCGCAATACGCTGAAGCTTAAGATAATGTTCGCCGGAATCTGGCCAGCATTGGACATAAAAACATAATTAATAAGGAAATCGTGTTGAGCTGGCTACTGGCAATGTGTTTCTCCAATTATTATTTTAAGTGGTTCTGGACGAAATGAGGATAAAGATTTGGTTAAACTGCTTAACTCGGCTAGACATCCGTTACAAATACATGAAGGATGGCCTGCTTTAGGAGTAAATGGCTGATAACAGTTGTGTTTGTAATACAATGAGCACCGTTGACCGAGATAAATATGCAAATATGCAAAAAGGAGGACACTGGTTACATTGCTCAAACACTACCTTTGTCCGCAAAGTtgcgagactgagtccattaaaaaatgcgtttaacattgaaataatttgtgcagcaccccttcgaaagaGTCTCCCTTGAAgtttatacacagcttccaacaagTCTTgaagtcttggaaacagttggaaaacgcttcttttggcagaaCTGTCAGTTCaacttaagcgaaaatagcgcaaaatacgaggacgAGGAAAGAATACAACAGGACTAGcactaactcacaactgaaggtttccCTGCATGACAGGGAAggtcgtttcctcgattccacgtagctacacgtttgtttgctttgttatattgtttgcgctgtttatatttcttgcttcctgtgaataagccttcagttgtgagttagcgctggtcctgttgttctCTTTCCTTGTCcacgtcttttgcgctattttcgcttaagtatgtatcaccaactcgcccgtcttgccatcctgtcagctcctttgtcgtggcgtctttaatggcctccacgctctccaCCCAGTGACCTTTTAaagctctcttcacacgaggaaacaggaaaaaatcgcatggggagaggccaggcgagtatatggtggatggggaagtacagttatgctgtgcttggcgaaaaATTTTGTAAAGCCGAGAGCAGTGTgctgccttgcgttatcgtggagaaagcTTCATtgcccagatgcccataagtcagggcgacgtcGTCGCAGTGCATGACGCaagtgttggagcacgcggatacaaaactcctgattcaccgtctgcccttgtgggacgaactctgGTGTATGAAACCTCTGGCATCGACAAAAAGcctcagcatcgtctttgttttggtcttctgtcgccgcatctTTCTcggcgccggagagcttgtggaccgccattgtggcgttctgcctctttgtttgaggatcgtaatgaaaacaccatgtttcgtcttcagcaataaagctgtcgacgaatgcagcatccttcccggcctcggagagcaaatcggcGCTCACCGATGCCCGCTTATCCTTCTGGTCCTGCGTGATGGAGTGCGgcgcaagtctggcattcagcagtcgtttccccaagttctcacgcaacatttggtggcatgttgtcttactgacgtcgagagcatctgatagcatgcggactgtaatggtgcggtcttgctgtacgatttccctgatccgagccacgttgtttacaTTCCGGGAGGCTTGAGGGCGCCCCTGCCCTGTGTCGTCTTCCTCCGACGttttccccgaaacgaacctattgtgccactcgaaaactcgcgcccgcgataatgtctcgttgccgtaagcatcacgaaggagctTATACGTTTGtgcggctgtcttgccaagcttcacagagaattttgtttacacgctgttcgaggtggacggcCATTTCTCTCCACATCCACTCACAGTAGCATGTGCAAACGGCTAGTGACAACGCATTTTTTTATATGTAGTGTCATCTAGCggtgccacagcaattaacataaataactcaggttagcctgaaaatatggcgctacacatatgcaccaacatttgttttggggaatcttTTATAGAGTAGAAAcaaaatcagtctcgaaacttaaCGGGCAAAGGTTGTACATTCGAGCGAAAAAGCAGAAAATAGGTGTAATGAAGATTACTATAAAAATATTCTGAAACGAATTGAAGAAAGTGAATTTCGCGAAAGAAACCGGACATTATTTTGGTGATAGAAAAGCTCAAGATTCCATTACAAAAACATGCAAAACAGGTTACGGAAAAATAGAAAGCGAGAAAGTGGGCACGTAAATTTACAGTGACCTGTTACACGGCAGAGATGTGTTCCGATATTTATTTAGTTTTAAGCTGTAACAACATCACTGACGATAACTTAGACGAACACttaattggtttatggtttataggggtttaaggtcccaaatcGACTCACGCTGAGAGACGCCCGAAAACTTAATTATCATTACGTGTTACAATGCGATAACAAATATAGCCTCTCTACGATTGTTACTGTAATGCACATGTACCTCATTATACATAAAGGCAGTGCACATATATGGGCACACACTCCGCTTGAAGGGATTTACCACAGCGGGCAACGACCCTCTACTCTGCTTCTGGCTGCATGCAAACGGAGAGGTTGGCACGTCCACACCTGGACGTGCCTAGCCGGCCGCGATCCTCCGCTGATCACAAAGGTGCGTGACGTCAGGCCTCtctcagccaatgggaattaagCGGCGGAAGACGATCATACAAAATTTTTGCCGGTTACGTTTCTATTGCTATAGCGATAAAGCTATTTGCAATTGTTTTAACGGAACAAAACGAATGCACACTGTAGACAACAAAAGAAATCATCGCGTAGTCACGGCTTCCGAGCCAACACTACGGGCCCTCCTTACAATGAGCTTCCTGAGCCGATCAAGGCTTGGAGCCTTGCTCTCTTGACTGGCGCTTTTCTCAGGATCGCTCGACGGTTTGGTCGGAGAGTGTGTCGTGCTGGCTtcagctgctgcggctgctgcgtcaTGCGGCTCGTCAACCGCTGCCGATGTTCCTCGGCTTCTAGACGACGGCTTGCGCTTCTGGCCAGACTCGGCGTGCGATGTAGGACCGGCCGGAGCGGACGCTGCGGCGGCTTCGTTCTGCTGTTTAGCCTGCGAGAGACGTTAGAGTGTTTTGACACGTAACTTTTGGGTACATGTTCTCGCGATtctaatgatgcgtaaggcattattatacatggattaacacgtggtattctcctacgaccgctaaacagTTTACTATGGAACTTATCTCGGATGATGTCACGGTTTCGGTTTCGACAGCCCTACAATGCCTATGACGTCGAAGTCTGCGTATAGGCCACGCGAGGAATGAAAGAAACTGCGCTATAATCCCTGCAtcgtcgttttaattcactcCAACGcaaaagccagcctgcctcaagagccaGAGTGAAAAGGAATGTTGAAACGGCAATTATATCGCAGCtgtttcatgcctcacgtgacctataagcacACTTTTCGGTttcacgtgacctataagcacACTTTTCATGACCTATAAGCACACCTATAAGCACATCGTTCGGTTGTTATAACCACTACAGCGGTTCTAGACGAATGCC
This region of Amblyomma americanum isolate KBUSLIRL-KWMA chromosome 5, ASM5285725v1, whole genome shotgun sequence genomic DNA includes:
- the LOC144134966 gene encoding uncharacterized protein LOC144134966; this translates as MEVLNKTTEPRSLSKKQTYFAVLRENMLEPGIRSVRGGADEVTFQEVGAVEEETATTLRRSYYKPDVPPVAVPNIVDVPELGLSRGVWERTLTMLGFNNSGRITHFEVFTANPQYVESFLHLWKRLGDSRTHLFVSWYTVQVAALFANQALISNFYDGDSRRALALHTAFCLGQAYAVSGTVVFSSYSRHSLRSTTRHDAGRLTLAVRESFRKRVAQWKTLDEDVTVVSNWASLETAFEAFGGSEDRVPPSKTTPSASGNGGTSNVTDSVPDVSPDMTEESLVTNLRKATRYFARTSSHGDYTSDVAATAMSVGISTLHMSAALYSKGDFILMPYSLSFPLYDYQLIPAANYGGLGAEVARVLGQLFIEAYRVPEASRSWLTRLEDCLLANALIEEQNVFMTMAEAVSFGALVDAYDVHVSDEGDDSKRLPGLQEFTGRQLLFMALCFMKCRGRGTGKTPPWACNLPLKHMPEFARTFGCQHGTPMNPMKKCELT